A single region of the Pseudomonas granadensis genome encodes:
- the oadA gene encoding sodium-extruding oxaloacetate decarboxylase subunit alpha, whose product MTKKIFVTDTILRDAHQSLLATRMRTEDMLPICDKLDKVGYWSLECWGGATFDACVRFLKEDPWERLRQLRAALPNTRLQMLLRGQNLLGYRHYSDDVVQAFVAKAAENGIDVFRIFDAMNDVRNLRVAIEAVKAAGKHAQGTIAYTTSPVHTIEAFVAQARQMEAMGCDSVAIKDMAGLLTPYATGELVRALKAEQSLPVFIHSHDTAGLAAMCQLKAIENGADHIDTAISSFASGTSHPGTESMVAALKGTEFDTGLNLELLQEIGLYFYAVRKKYHQFESEFTAVDTRVQVNQVPGGMISNLANQLKEQGALNRMGEVLAEIPRVREDLGFPPLVTPTSQIVGTQAFFNVLAGERYKTITNEVKLYLQGGYGKAPGVVNEKLRRQAIGSEDVIDVRPADLLKPEMTKLRADIGALATSEEDVLTFAMFPDIGRKFLEERAAGTLTPEVLLPIPEAGAVASAGGEGVPTEFVIDVHGETYRVDITGVGVKAEGKRHFYLSIDGMPEEVVFEPLNEFVSGGSSKRKQASAPGHVSTTMPGNIVDVLVKEGDTVKAGQAVLITEAMKMETEVQAAIAGKVAAIHVVKGDRVNPGEILIEIEG is encoded by the coding sequence ATGACCAAGAAGATCTTCGTTACCGATACCATCCTGCGCGACGCTCACCAATCGCTGCTCGCCACCCGCATGCGCACCGAGGACATGCTGCCGATCTGCGACAAGCTCGACAAAGTCGGCTACTGGTCGCTGGAATGCTGGGGCGGTGCGACGTTCGACGCCTGTGTACGTTTCCTCAAAGAAGACCCGTGGGAGCGTCTGCGCCAACTGCGCGCGGCGCTGCCTAACACGCGTCTGCAAATGCTCTTGCGCGGGCAGAACCTGCTGGGCTACCGCCATTACAGCGACGACGTGGTCCAGGCCTTCGTCGCCAAAGCCGCAGAAAACGGCATCGACGTATTCCGTATCTTCGACGCGATGAACGACGTGCGTAACCTGCGTGTGGCCATCGAAGCGGTGAAGGCTGCCGGCAAACATGCGCAAGGCACCATCGCTTACACCACCAGTCCGGTGCACACCATTGAGGCTTTCGTCGCCCAGGCCAGGCAAATGGAAGCCATGGGTTGTGACTCGGTGGCGATCAAGGACATGGCCGGTCTGCTGACTCCGTACGCCACGGGCGAACTGGTCCGCGCACTGAAAGCCGAACAGTCGCTGCCGGTGTTCATCCACTCCCACGACACCGCAGGCCTGGCGGCCATGTGTCAGCTCAAGGCCATTGAAAACGGCGCCGATCACATCGACACCGCGATCTCCAGCTTCGCCTCCGGTACCAGCCACCCGGGCACCGAGTCGATGGTCGCGGCGCTCAAGGGCACCGAGTTCGATACCGGTCTCAACCTCGAACTGCTGCAAGAGATCGGCCTGTACTTCTACGCCGTGCGCAAGAAGTACCACCAGTTTGAAAGCGAATTCACCGCGGTAGACACCCGTGTGCAAGTCAACCAGGTGCCGGGCGGGATGATTTCCAACCTGGCCAATCAGTTGAAAGAGCAGGGCGCGTTGAACCGCATGGGCGAAGTGCTGGCGGAAATTCCGCGGGTGCGTGAAGACCTCGGCTTCCCGCCACTGGTAACGCCGACTTCGCAGATCGTCGGTACCCAGGCGTTTTTCAACGTGCTGGCGGGCGAGCGTTACAAGACCATCACCAATGAAGTGAAGCTTTACCTGCAAGGCGGTTATGGCAAGGCGCCGGGTGTGGTCAACGAAAAACTGCGCCGTCAGGCGATCGGCAGCGAAGACGTCATCGACGTACGTCCGGCCGATCTGCTCAAGCCGGAAATGACTAAGCTGCGTGCCGATATCGGTGCTCTGGCGACCTCGGAAGAAGACGTGCTGACCTTCGCCATGTTCCCGGACATTGGTCGCAAATTCCTTGAGGAACGTGCCGCCGGCACCCTGACGCCGGAAGTGCTGTTGCCGATTCCTGAGGCGGGCGCTGTTGCCTCTGCGGGTGGTGAGGGCGTGCCTACCGAGTTCGTTATCGATGTGCACGGCGAAACCTACCGCGTCGATATCACCGGTGTGGGCGTCAAGGCCGAGGGCAAGCGGCACTTCTATCTGTCAATCGATGGCATGCCGGAAGAGGTGGTGTTCGAGCCGCTCAACGAGTTTGTCAGTGGTGGCAGCAGCAAGCGCAAGCAGGCGTCGGCGCCGGGGCATGTCAGCACGACCATGCCGGGCAATATCGTCGATGTGCTGGTCAAGGAGGGCGACACTGTGAAGGCGGGTCAGGCGGTGCTGATTACCGAGGCGATGAAGATGGAGACGGAGGTTCAGGCAGCGATTGCCGGCAAGGTGGCGGCGATTCATGTGGTCAAGGGCGATCGGGTGAATCCGGGTGAGATTTTGATTGAGATCGAAGGGTGA
- a CDS encoding acetyl-CoA carboxylase biotin carboxylase subunit has product MITKILIANRGEIAVRIVRACAEMGIRSVAIFSDADRHALHVKRADEAHSIGAEPLAGYLNPRKLVNLAVETGCDALHPGYGFLSENAELAEICAERGIKFIGPSAEVIRRMGDKTEARRSMIKAGVPVTPGTEGNVSGIEEALAEGDRIGYPVMLKATSGGGGRGIRRCNSREELEQNFPRVISEATKAFGSAEVFLEKCIVNPKHIEAQILGDSFGNVVHLFERDCSIQRRNQKLIEIAPSPQLTPEQRAYIGDLSVRAAKAVGYENAGTVEFLLAEGEVYFMEMNTRVQVEHTITEEITGIDIVREQIRIASGLPLSVKQEDIQHRGFALQFRINAEDPKNNFLPSFGKITRYYAPGGPGVRTDTAIYTGYTIPPFYDSMCLKLVVWALTWEEAMDRGLRALDDMRLQGVKTTAAYYQEILRNPEFRSGQFNTSFVESHPELTNYSIKRKPEELALAIAAAIAAHAGL; this is encoded by the coding sequence GTGATAACAAAGATCCTGATCGCCAACCGTGGTGAGATTGCCGTACGAATCGTACGAGCCTGCGCCGAGATGGGCATTCGCTCTGTAGCGATTTTTTCCGACGCCGACCGCCATGCCTTGCATGTCAAGCGTGCGGATGAAGCTCACAGCATTGGCGCCGAGCCATTGGCCGGTTACCTCAACCCGCGCAAGCTGGTGAATCTGGCTGTTGAAACCGGCTGCGATGCGCTGCACCCCGGCTACGGCTTCCTCTCGGAAAACGCCGAACTGGCGGAGATCTGCGCCGAACGCGGAATCAAATTCATCGGCCCGTCGGCGGAAGTCATCCGGCGCATGGGCGACAAGACCGAAGCGCGCCGCAGCATGATCAAGGCCGGGGTGCCGGTCACGCCGGGCACCGAAGGCAACGTTTCGGGCATCGAAGAAGCCCTGGCCGAAGGTGACCGCATCGGTTACCCGGTCATGCTCAAGGCCACTTCCGGCGGTGGCGGTCGCGGTATCCGTCGCTGCAACAGCCGCGAAGAACTCGAACAGAATTTCCCCCGGGTCATTTCCGAAGCCACCAAGGCCTTCGGCTCGGCCGAAGTGTTCCTGGAAAAATGCATCGTCAATCCCAAGCACATCGAAGCGCAGATTCTCGGCGACAGCTTCGGCAACGTCGTGCACCTGTTCGAGCGTGACTGCTCGATCCAGCGCCGCAACCAGAAGCTCATCGAGATTGCGCCGAGCCCGCAACTGACTCCGGAACAGCGCGCCTACATCGGCGATCTTTCGGTACGCGCAGCCAAGGCGGTGGGATACGAGAACGCCGGCACTGTGGAGTTCCTGCTCGCCGAGGGCGAGGTGTACTTCATGGAGATGAACACCCGTGTGCAGGTGGAACACACCATCACCGAAGAAATCACCGGTATCGATATCGTTCGCGAGCAGATCCGCATCGCCTCCGGCTTGCCGCTTTCGGTGAAGCAGGAAGACATCCAGCACCGCGGTTTCGCCTTGCAGTTCCGCATCAACGCCGAAGATCCGAAGAACAACTTTCTGCCAAGCTTCGGCAAGATCACCCGTTACTACGCGCCCGGTGGTCCGGGCGTGCGCACCGACACGGCGATCTACACCGGCTACACCATTCCGCCGTTCTACGACTCGATGTGCCTGAAACTGGTGGTCTGGGCATTGACCTGGGAAGAGGCGATGGACCGTGGCTTGCGCGCTCTGGACGACATGCGTCTGCAAGGGGTGAAGACCACTGCTGCCTACTACCAGGAAATCCTGCGCAACCCGGAATTCCGCAGCGGCCAGTTCAATACCAGCTTCGTTGAAAGCCACCCGGAACTGACCAACTACTCGATCAAGCGCAAACCCGAAGAGCTGGCCCTGGCCATCGCCGCCGCCATCGCCGCCCACGCAGGCCTATGA
- a CDS encoding LysR family transcriptional regulator has protein sequence MRKSLMRMTLRQLQIFNEVCDLRSYSRAADEMSLTQPAVSLQIRQLEELIGQPLFDYVGKKLYMTEAAEALQRASRDIFGRLENLDMQLSDMQGSLQGQLKLAVESSAKYFVPHLFAAFKRQHPEVNLQLTVVNRGQVIRRLSDNRDDLVIMSMVPQDMGLEFLPFLNNPIVAVARPDHPLAHLGPLRLQDLEPYTLLIREQGSGTRLACEEYFKEKRVHFTQTQEVASAEAQRECVLAGLGVALLTRHALNLELATGGLVELPVEELPLLRSWCLVQAKAKRLSPVAHAFLAFIRSERAQISALVERFDGKLRALPARD, from the coding sequence ATGCGTAAGTCCTTGATGCGTATGACATTGCGCCAGTTGCAGATCTTCAACGAAGTGTGTGATCTGCGTTCCTATAGCCGCGCAGCGGATGAAATGTCCCTCACACAACCGGCCGTCAGCCTACAGATTCGTCAGCTTGAAGAGCTGATCGGCCAGCCTTTGTTCGATTATGTCGGCAAGAAACTCTACATGACCGAGGCAGCCGAAGCGCTGCAGCGTGCCAGCCGCGATATTTTCGGACGCCTGGAAAACCTCGACATGCAACTGTCGGACATGCAGGGCTCGCTGCAAGGTCAGCTGAAACTGGCGGTGGAATCCAGCGCCAAATATTTCGTCCCGCACTTGTTTGCGGCGTTCAAGCGCCAGCACCCCGAGGTCAATCTGCAACTGACCGTGGTCAACCGCGGTCAGGTTATTCGCCGGCTCTCGGACAACCGCGACGACCTGGTGATCATGTCGATGGTGCCGCAAGACATGGGCCTCGAATTTCTGCCATTCCTGAACAATCCGATTGTTGCGGTCGCACGTCCCGATCACCCGTTGGCGCACCTGGGCCCGTTACGCCTGCAGGATCTTGAACCCTATACATTGCTGATTCGCGAGCAGGGCTCGGGCACGCGGCTGGCGTGCGAAGAGTATTTCAAAGAGAAACGCGTGCACTTCACCCAGACTCAGGAAGTGGCCTCGGCCGAGGCTCAGCGCGAATGTGTGCTGGCAGGTCTGGGCGTGGCGCTGTTGACGCGTCACGCCCTGAACCTGGAGCTGGCGACCGGCGGGCTGGTCGAGTTGCCGGTCGAGGAATTGCCGCTGCTGCGTAGCTGGTGCCTGGTGCAGGCCAAAGCCAAACGTCTGTCACCGGTGGCGCATGCCTTCCTGGCGTTTATCCGCAGCGAGCGTGCGCAGATCAGCGCGCTGGTTGAGCGTTTCGACGGGAAGCTGCGGGCGCTGCCTGCCAGAGATTAA
- a CDS encoding PA3496 family putative envelope integrity protein, producing MAQPYEERNSAAKTRRQQEDQRRMEFRRAIEDRFELRQLQAEIGDFPEVNLWQAAPAASRRNAQPAR from the coding sequence ATGGCTCAGCCCTACGAAGAACGCAACAGCGCCGCGAAAACCCGTCGTCAGCAAGAAGACCAGCGCCGCATGGAATTCCGTCGCGCCATCGAAGATCGTTTCGAACTTCGCCAGCTTCAGGCCGAGATCGGCGATTTTCCCGAGGTTAATCTCTGGCAGGCAGCGCCCGCAGCTTCCCGTCGAAACGCTCAACCAGCGCGCTGA